AGGATTTTCCTTACCCGGTCGAACTACTCAATCAATTGGGTGATGTTTGTTTGGAACTGAAGAAATACGACGAGGCGGAAAGTTATTTTGCCAAGGCGGAAGCGCTTCAACCGGATCTAAAATCCGCAGGACTCGCCAAACAATCTACAAAGATAGCATCTTTAATCCAAAAAGGAAATGATGCCATCTCCAAAAAACAATATGATCTGGCCATTTCCGAATATAAAAAGGCAGCCGACTTACAACCATCAAACGCTTCTCTCTGGACATTTTTGGGAAATGCTTATTTCTTAAAAACTTCGTATACCGATTCCGAAACCAGCTTTCGAAAAGCATTGTCGTTGCAAGACAGTCTTGCGGCTGCTTATCTCGGTTTAACCAATGTTCAAATCCGTAAAAAAAGTTTTTCCGAATGTTTGAAAACAACGGACATTGCTCTCAAAAAATCTCCACGAAATGCTGAATTGAAAAACAAACAAGGGATTTGCGAGTGGAAATGGGGCCAAACTCAGAAAGCCACTCTTAGTTTTCAGGACGCTTCCGTTTGGGACAAAAATTTCTTCGAACCGAAGTTAAACCTGGCATATGTACTTCTAGACCAAGGTAGGAACGCGGAAGCGATTGAAGTTTTGAAAAAAGCGGAATCGCACCCGCATGCCAATAAGGAAGACCTTAAGAAGGCTCTCTCGATTGCGGAAGCACAGTTGTTTATCGCCAATGGGGATCAATTTTTAAGACAAGGAAAAAAGAAACAGGCTTTGGAAGAATATGGCCGCGCACTTGGTCGTTCTCCTAAAGACCCTTCTCCGCATAATGCGTTCGGTCGCGCCTATTTCGTGTTTGGCGACTATAAAAAATCCGAATCTTCCTATCAGGAAGCTTTGCGCAACGATCCTGAGAATTTAGGTTCCGTTCAAGGGCTTGCGCGTTTGTACGCTAAAACAGGCGAATCTAAAAAAGAGAAAGAATACATCAAACGTTTGGAAAAACTTTCCGCAGATGATCCGTTCGCAGCCATCACACTCGGTAGGATTGCGGAGGATGCCGGTAAATACGAAGAGGCGGAGTCCACTTACCTCGGTTTGAAGAAAAAATTTCCCGACAATGAAGCTCTGAACTACCGCCTTGCAAGTCTCTATTACAAAAGGGCAGTCGAAGAAAACGAAAAAGAAAATTATTCGAAAGCTTCCGACTACATTCTAAAATCCAAAAAGTATTCCAAGGACATTCCGGAAGTAGTCCAAACGGAAAAGACGATTCAGGAGAACGCGCGTTTTGCGGAGATTCTTCCCTGGGTAGCGGAAGCCAATCGCCTTTATGATAAGAAAAAGTACGATGAAGCGATCGTGCCTTACCAAAAAGCTTATAATAAAATCCAAAAACCTTCTCTTCTTGTGAAAATTGCGGAATGTTATATGGCTAAGGGCGAGGAAGAAAAAGGAATCGCCATTCTGGAAAAAGCCGCAAAGGAAAACAAAGACAATGCATCTTCTTTTAAAGAAGGAATCTATGCATTCTTTTACAAAAAAGGCGAAACTTCCAAAGCTGAGGACGGATTTAACAATCTTTTGCGGGAAAAGCCCGATTCGTTTTACAGCTATTATATGTTAGGTCTGATTGCAATGAAAAAAAAGGAATACGAACCTTCCATTTCTCAATTGGACAAGTCGATTTTACTGAATGGAAATTTTGCTCCGGCAAATGTGGCAAAAGGACTTAGCTTATACAAACTGGGTCAAACCGAACCTGCCAAAAAAGAATTTGAAAAAGCACGTGTGAAAGATACCAACTTTTCCTTGTCTTCCTATAATTTGGCGATTGCATATTTTAACGAAGATTTGGTGAAAGAATCCAAAGCATTGCTTGAAGACTTAAAAAAGAATAACCCTGACTTTACCGACGGCGAATTACAACTAGCTTATATCTATTTCAAAGAGAATCGGTTGGATGATGCGGAAAAATCGGTTCTTTCCGTTTTAAAAGAAGAGAAATCGGCGGAAGCATTGTATGCACATTGGAGGATTTTGGATGCTAAATACAAACAAGATCCCGATGATAAAATCCGTTCCAAACGTAGCCAGGTTCAAAATCAAATTTGGAAAGAATATCCGGAAACAAAATACGCACGACTTCTTCCTACACAAGATATGGACGATGCACCGTTTGTTGTAACCGATTTGACTTTGGGCGGAACGGTAGTGGGGAATCCGATTCTTTATCCCAACAGGGTGATTGTAAATTACGGAACTGCTCTTGCCGGTTTGGATCGAAATACAAAAGAGCCTGTTTGGAAACTTTCCACTCCGGATACATTTGTTTATCTTGTTCCCAGCACACAGTTGTTAGCATTCAGAAGCGGGGTAATACAAAAAATCTATCCTGACACTGGGAAAAAAGGTATAACTCTTCCTTTACCGAATACTTATCCGATTTTACAAGCTGATCTAGGCGGCGATTCCATTCTTGTTTTGAATGAAAATCCTAAAGATAAAGAAAGGATTCTTTCTATTTTGGATTGGAACGGAAATAAAAAATCAGAGCTAAAATGGAAGGATTTGAATTCATTTGCTGTTACCAAATCGGGAAATTTGATGATCCTCAGAGAAAACAAAAAAGAGTTTTTGTTTTCTTCCACCTCTCTTTCCAATCTGAATTCGAATCCTCCGACAGCATCTTTACTCAAAAAGGATTCTAGTGATAAGGCCGGATTTTTAGGGTGTGTAACAAACTCCTGTTTGGTGAAGGTGGGAAATCAAATCTTTGAAATTGATTCCAAATCGAAACTGGGAGCACTTCCGAATGTGGGAAGTATTCGTGGATTTTACGAAACGGAAGACACTGTTCATATCAAAACGGAAGAAAAGATATTTGTCTGGAAGTCGGGTTTGAAATGGGCCGATTCTTATGCGAGCGACGCTGAATTCCGTTTCCCTGTAGGGGAACATATCGTGGAACCGAAATCCAAAGAACTCACTGTCAGCACCGACGGTAAAAAGAAATCCGTTCCTTGGAAATCGGAGAAAGACGGAAAACGTCTGACAACGATTACACTTAAATGAGGGATTTATACCTTGTTTCTTTCTAAATAATAGATTTGTTTTCCCTCGTTTCTTTTTTCCGTTTCGAAAAAAGATCGGGGGAACTCCGGTCGACTGAAAGAATATTCTTCCATCCCTTCCCAATTGAATTTGCTTGTTTTACGAAACAGAGAGATACATTTTCTGGCGTATGGACCGTAATCAGTTGCAAACAAAAGACGCCCGTTTGGTGCCAAAAGGGAATGAACTTCTTCTAAGAATTTCGGCTTCATCACTCTGTTTTTATGATGTTTTCTTTTCGGCCAGGGATCGGGGAAATTGATCAAAACAGTTTCAAACATTTCTTTTTCCAATAGCTCCGAAAAAAACCATTGGAAGTTGACCGTCATATAACGGATATTTTCCAAACCCAATTCTTTCCGTTTTTCTTCCGTAGCGATCACTCGGTCAATTTTCCGTTCCATTAATAGAAAGCCCGTA
The nucleotide sequence above comes from Leptospira kobayashii. Encoded proteins:
- a CDS encoding tetratricopeptide repeat protein — encoded protein: MKNPLLSLFIVSSIFLWNCQSRDFRSVSVSDKLADKATTVSDKENLEAARLILAEGNNDFQKGKFEEAIAHANEANGKYETVEAYSLLGASRYQLGEYAESKEAYSLGERLDPKNEKLLIGLGTVQSTLGENEDATVTYQKLVDIKPDEPVYKYKVGTLLKSQKKYQESYVTLKPLEENKDFPYPVELLNQLGDVCLELKKYDEAESYFAKAEALQPDLKSAGLAKQSTKIASLIQKGNDAISKKQYDLAISEYKKAADLQPSNASLWTFLGNAYFLKTSYTDSETSFRKALSLQDSLAAAYLGLTNVQIRKKSFSECLKTTDIALKKSPRNAELKNKQGICEWKWGQTQKATLSFQDASVWDKNFFEPKLNLAYVLLDQGRNAEAIEVLKKAESHPHANKEDLKKALSIAEAQLFIANGDQFLRQGKKKQALEEYGRALGRSPKDPSPHNAFGRAYFVFGDYKKSESSYQEALRNDPENLGSVQGLARLYAKTGESKKEKEYIKRLEKLSADDPFAAITLGRIAEDAGKYEEAESTYLGLKKKFPDNEALNYRLASLYYKRAVEENEKENYSKASDYILKSKKYSKDIPEVVQTEKTIQENARFAEILPWVAEANRLYDKKKYDEAIVPYQKAYNKIQKPSLLVKIAECYMAKGEEEKGIAILEKAAKENKDNASSFKEGIYAFFYKKGETSKAEDGFNNLLREKPDSFYSYYMLGLIAMKKKEYEPSISQLDKSILLNGNFAPANVAKGLSLYKLGQTEPAKKEFEKARVKDTNFSLSSYNLAIAYFNEDLVKESKALLEDLKKNNPDFTDGELQLAYIYFKENRLDDAEKSVLSVLKEEKSAEALYAHWRILDAKYKQDPDDKIRSKRSQVQNQIWKEYPETKYARLLPTQDMDDAPFVVTDLTLGGTVVGNPILYPNRVIVNYGTALAGLDRNTKEPVWKLSTPDTFVYLVPSTQLLAFRSGVIQKIYPDTGKKGITLPLPNTYPILQADLGGDSILVLNENPKDKERILSILDWNGNKKSELKWKDLNSFAVTKSGNLMILRENKKEFLFSSTSLSNLNSNPPTASLLKKDSSDKAGFLGCVTNSCLVKVGNQIFEIDSKSKLGALPNVGSIRGFYETEDTVHIKTEEKIFVWKSGLKWADSYASDAEFRFPVGEHIVEPKSKELTVSTDGKKKSVPWKSEKDGKRLTTITLK
- the trmB gene encoding tRNA (guanosine(46)-N7)-methyltransferase TrmB, encoding MLVNPEIRQKLWKFTLRTSYSSDYLLQPKEWGKKIDIKKCFPDHIKNYWLELGSGWGEVAIELAKENPTTGFLLMERKIDRVIATEEKRKELGLENIRYMTVNFQWFFSELLEKEMFETVLINFPDPWPKRKHHKNRVMKPKFLEEVHSLLAPNGRLLFATDYGPYARKCISLFRKTSKFNWEGMEEYSFSRPEFPRSFFETEKRNEGKQIYYLERNKV